The following DNA comes from Flavobacteriales bacterium.
ATCCAAAGTAGAGTAAATGAGCGCATAGAATTTGATGATTTGAACATCATTGCTTGCAAAGATAAATTGGATGAGTTCCTAGATGCTAATGTGGAAAGTAAAGACGATTTCATTAAGCAATTAGTACTTGATGCATTTGAAACTAGCAGAGGTAAACTCGATGCTAAAAAAGTAATGAGTTTATTACGTTATAAAAGCAAGATTAAAGCTCCTCTATTTCAAGAAGCTATGGAACTATTAGAAAACAGTATCCGAAGACCTGATTCAAAAACATACTTTCAAATATGGGCTAAAGATAAATCAGGAGAATATCAAAACGTGGATTTAAACTTTTCAAGCATTTAATTATGAAGTCAATATCTACTCCAACCATTGAAAAGATGATAGCGGTTATTAAAACCATATTAGAGCAAAGCAAAGACAATCCCGAAATGGTAAAATCAATATTTGGCTTTGCCATTGTTCAATCTTGTAACGAAATAGAAGAAGAATTAAAAACGAAATAACTTTTACAATGCGAGAATTGACAAGCAAGCAACAGCAACCAAAAATGAAGTTAATGAAACGTATTCACAAAGCTTATACATCCATTCGTATTTGGCTGAAATATATCGATTTTCTTCACTTTCTACGTGGAGGAGATTACGTGCTATTTGTTCCGCAGCATCTTTGCGAAGAGTGCGAATTTGAACTATCAAAATGTATAAGCCAAGGGTTGCAAAAACAATGGATACCAATAATAATAGAATTAGAGCTTGGTGAAGACAAATGTTGTGAGCATGTAAATTCGACAATGAAGTATATACAGCAAGAACTGCACTTGAAACAACCACAATGTGTTTCAGGAACTCGGTCTTCATCTCGTGATGTTTAACCATCAGCTCAGTTAATTGCTTCTTGTACTCTTCGTAATTGCTCATAATATCAAAATTTTTGAGCCTAAAAATATAAACTAAATATTAATAAACAATCAAAAACATGAACCATCCAAACGAACCATTAGGAGAAAAGAAACTAATTGAATTAGGATTACGCCATAAGCCATTTAGAATCAATAGAAAGGTATTTTCTAAAACTAAAGCCGAAAAGTTATTACTAAAGGATATAAGAAAAGCGCACAACTATTTATTAAGGTCCAATGGCTTTAACCCTAAAAAGCAGATGAATGTTCCTGGTATTAATCTAACTAGCTAAAGATGAAACTTTCTGAATTAGAAAAGAAAAAGAAGTTTCATAAAAAGAAATTTAAATTTTACTCAAAAAAAATCAAGGAGATTAATGATACTAATTCTCAAATAGGATTTAAGTACTCAAAAAGACAATGATTAGTTATAAACCATATTTCGCAATTGAAAAGAGGATTAAAAGCTTCGGTGTAGAGGTACACCGAAGTGATTTGATCCACTCGTTTACAGAAGGCAAAAAAGACAGCTTAAAAGCATTAAATGAAACTGAATACAAAGAGTTTCTAAAATGGCTAAAGAGTAGCTTTAACTTAAACGACAAAAAGCCGTGGGAAGGAACACCTGAAGATAAGATGCGAAAAAAAATGATACAGCTGTTTGTTCACGAAATGCATTATACAATGAAAGAGTTAAACGATTGGTGTATTAAATATGGCTGCTATCACAAACCGTTAAATGCTCATAACAAACAGGAACTTACTAAAATCTTATCAATTGCTAAAGAAAAAGTTTACCCTAATTATATGAAAAACGTAACAAGTTGAAATATGCCTATACCACAAACAACAATAGTAAACTACTACACAGATAAAGATGATAGCTTTCAAATTACTTACATAAATGGATATCTATTATCTATCAACTTATATACTGCTGACATGATTGATTGGGACGGTTTAAAACACGGCATCCCTTTTTATGAAGAAGATATTAACCTTGAATTATTTCACAAACAGAAATGAAACTAACAAATAAATACATACTAACATTTACAACTGCTAAAACTCAATGTTTGGTTACTTATTACAATGGTCAATTCAAAAGATTAGAGTATAAAAAAGGTGGAATGTCGAATGAGTTTTGGCAGCATCTAAATAAAGCTATTCCCTTTAACGAAGCTCATATATCTGATGTTGAAAAGCACTTTAAGCAACGTGTGAAGTTTGATAAGATACTACAAAATAGTTCTAAGAGTTTACACAATCAATTTATGGGAGTTTACATACGTTTTTATGAAAAATTTTCTAATGGTTTAAAACCTAAAATAACAAATGTTGAAGGTGCAGCTTTAAAACAAATTATTTCCTATTTGAATGATGTAAGCGCTACTGAAGATGAAGCTTTAGTAGTTTGGAAACAAGTTTTTACCTACTGGGAAAGGCTTGATGAATTTTATAAGAACCAAATACAATTAAAACAAATTAATTCCAACTTAAATACAATTTTAATACAAATTAAAGATGGGAACAGCACTCGTAAAAACCAACAAACAGCCAACAATAATGCAAATGACCTTAGAGAAAAGCTCTAAGTTAGATTTGATAAGAAGCTTTAGTAAACTAACACCTAAATTGATTTTAGAAAACCAATACCCTTCTTTATCAAAATTAAGGAGAACGTATGGTAATCAAAAAGTTGAAACCGTAACTAGAATATTATTACATGATCTATCATCTAGTTTAAAAGGTGAGTTGAATAATGATGAAGTTGAAGAAATTAACGTTGAAATCAATAGTGGCTATTTACTTAACTTATCATTAGAGGACATATACTACACTCTAAGACAAATAAAAACAGCAAACAATACTAGAAAACTTAGTGTTAGTAAAGTTCTTAATGCAATAGAAAAACAATTTGAAACAAGAACAACGTTAGGAGCTAAACTCAGCTTAAATAAGCATTTAGCAAATAAACATATAGGTCTTCCTGATACTACAGCAATGGAAAAAGAAAAGAAGAAACATAAACAGGCAAAAGAGTTTTATCTACTGCAACAAGAAATTATAAAATCAACAACACAAAAATAAATCAGTAATGGCGAGAGACAAGAAATTAATGAAATTAAGAGATAAGAAGATTGAAAGCTTATACAATTTTTGGCGTTCTAA
Coding sequences within:
- a CDS encoding DUF3164 family protein; translated protein: MKLVAKTQKTSDKLWSDESGMQIPSSRTTKLERLMERKSGKLLKDALKVNAQLTTFKDQVQEVCREVYDLFMEEHNNKKDRKGNFTWYNFDRSIKIQSRVNERIEFDDLNIIACKDKLDEFLDANVESKDDFIKQLVLDAFETSRGKLDAKKVMSLLRYKSKIKAPLFQEAMELLENSIRRPDSKTYFQIWAKDKSGEYQNVDLNFSSI